Proteins found in one Drosophila innubila isolate TH190305 chromosome X, UK_Dinn_1.0, whole genome shotgun sequence genomic segment:
- the LOC117783896 gene encoding COA8 family protein CG14806, mitochondrial, protein MNKSLPPRKLDSLIKHWQRRYATEQTPTKTQARPKKSPVYVGLTQPPNPESVNSDYIGPPDVKSNLRPYIRHYDENETEMAKKLRLLRIDVEKWNMDFWTKHNKRFYEEKEDFVRLHKLSGSDEITADQMSVFYKSFLDKNRRMHMMYNISWYLKNFDMLTLAFAVNVQSSLNRFRRKTKQ, encoded by the exons atgaataagagTTTACCGCCTCGTAAATTAGATAGTTTAATAAAA CATTGGCAGCGACGCTATGCAACAGAACAAACACCAACTAAAACACAGGCGCGGCCTAAAAAAAGTCCTGTGTACGTCGGTCTTACACAACCGCCAAATCCGGAATCGGTGAATAGCGATTACATTGGTCCCCCGGATGTCAAGTCCAATCTGCGACCGTATATTCGACATTATGATGAGAATGAAACAGAGATGGCCAAAAAATTGCGACTGTTACGCATTGATGTCGAAAAATGGAATATGGATTTCTGGACAAAGCATAACAAACGATTTTATGAG GAAAAAGAAGACTTCGTCCGTCTACACAAATTGAGTGGATCCGACGAAATAACGGCCGATCAAATGAGTGTGTTTTATAAATCGTTTTTAGATAAAAATCGACGCATGCATATGATGTACAACATTTCATGGTATctgaaaaattttgacatgttGACGTTAGCGTTCGCTGTGAATGTGCAAAGCTCCTTAAACCGATTCAGAAGAAAGACGAAGCAATAG
- the LOC117785066 gene encoding tetraspanin-33-like, whose protein sequence is MSNYRYHGGGGGGGGGYYGIEVRDMHQRISYPHQFTFVSSCVKYMIFMLNLIFWLFGGLLLGIGIYAFMDKWNDANGWVKLENIYDVVLNISLVMIIAGIVIFVVSFAGCLGALRENTHLLKFYSRCLLIFFLMEMVIAIICFVFPQNMNSFVEYQFTDKIIHSYRDDPDLQNFIDFAQKEFQCCGLSTAGYQDWAKNEYFNCSSPSVEKCGVPYSCCINATDISSGLVNIMCGYEVQEHSVAAASKLIWTSGCIEIVRVWAERNLYTIAGIALGIALIQLLVIYLAKTLEGQIELQKSRWAT, encoded by the exons ATGAGTAACTACCGATACCATGGTGGTGGTGGGGGCGGAGGCGGTGGATACTATGGCATCGAAGTGCGTGACATGCATCAGCGTATATCGTATCCACATCAATTTACATTCGTTAGCTCCTGCGTAAAGTACATGATATTTatgctaaatttaatattctggCTATTTGGTGGACTGCTTTTGGGTATCGGTATATATGCCTTTATGGACAAATGGAATGATGCCAATGGCTGGGTGAAGCTGGAAAACATTTACGATGTTGTACTCAACATATCTCTAGTCATGATCATTGCAGGCATTGTCATATTTGTAGTTAGTTTTGCTGGCTGCTTGGGTGCACTGCGCGAAAATACTCATCTGCTCAAGTTCTACTCGAGGTGCCTGTTGATTTTCTTTCTGATGGAAATGGTCATAG ctatCATCTGCTTTGTCTTTCCACAAAATATGAACTCATTCGTGGAATATCAGTTCACTGATAAAATCATACACTCTTATCGCGATGATCCCGATCTAcagaattttattgattttgcaCAAAAAGAGTTTCAGTGCTGTGGTCTGAGCACTGCCGGCTATCAGGATTGGGCTAAAAACGAATACTTTAACTGCTCATCGCCATCGGTGGAAAAGTGTGGCGTGCCATACAGTTGCTGCATCAATGCAACCGATATTAGCTCGGGACTGGTTAACATTATGTGCGGCTATGAAGTGCAGGAACAttctgttgcagctgccagtAAACTGATCTGGACCAGTGGCTGCATTGAGATCGTTCGCGTCTGGGCAGAGCGAAATCTCTATACAATTGCTGGCATTGCTCTGGGAATCGCTCTTATACAATTGTTGGTCATATACTTGGCCAAGACTTTGGAAGGACAAATCGAATTGCAAAAGTCGCGCTGGGCAACGTAA